One genomic window of Mucilaginibacter sp. SJ includes the following:
- a CDS encoding NUDIX hydrolase, translating into MNKEFHQLENNIAGQGFLPGLAIDTVIFGFHDNQLKVLLLAYKNTGLYALPGGFIHDNEDVNEAARRVLQSRTALTNIYLEQFYVFGNYSRYDPGPLKAIMQARGYNPPADHWLLKRFISVGYYALVDFTRAIPTPDEISDSCDWYSLNELPVLMQDHEQIINKALKTLQNELDQKLIGFNLMTEEFTMGDLQSLYETILNKKLIRAAFQRKMLGLGILERVAKKWTGGAHKAPYLYKFVSNRVPADNS; encoded by the coding sequence ATGAATAAAGAGTTTCACCAACTGGAAAATAACATCGCGGGGCAGGGTTTTTTACCGGGCCTTGCTATAGATACGGTTATTTTTGGTTTTCATGACAACCAGTTAAAGGTACTGCTGCTGGCTTATAAAAACACCGGGCTATATGCGCTTCCCGGCGGCTTTATTCATGATAATGAGGATGTGAACGAAGCGGCGCGGCGGGTACTTCAAAGCCGAACGGCGTTAACCAACATCTACCTGGAACAGTTTTATGTTTTTGGCAATTACAGCCGGTATGATCCCGGACCGCTTAAGGCCATTATGCAGGCCCGTGGCTATAACCCGCCGGCTGATCACTGGTTATTAAAGCGTTTTATTTCGGTGGGATACTATGCACTGGTTGATTTTACCAGGGCTATCCCCACACCCGATGAAATATCTGATAGCTGCGACTGGTACAGTCTGAATGAACTGCCTGTGCTGATGCAGGACCATGAGCAAATTATTAACAAAGCGTTGAAAACGCTGCAAAATGAGCTTGACCAAAAGCTCATAGGCTTTAACCTCATGACCGAGGAATTTACCATGGGCGACCTGCAATCGCTCTACGAAACTATTCTTAACAAAAAGTTGATCCGCGCTGCTTTTCAGCGTAAAATGCTGGGGCTGGGTATTTTGGAACGGGTGGCAAAAAAATGGACTGGCGGTGCACATAAGGCGCCATACCTGTATAAGTTTGTTTCGAACAGGGTGCCGGCGGATAATAGCTAA
- a CDS encoding VOC family protein, producing MLAINPYLNFNGNTEEAFNHYKSVFGGEFAMVMRFKDSPAAANTPEKDQDKLMHIALPLANGSMLMGTDAIGEGGMPFVTIGNNFSLTISAESREEADKLYSGLAEGGNPVSPMHDEFWGDYFGWLTDRFGINWMITYNPNATK from the coding sequence ATGTTAGCTATCAATCCTTATTTAAACTTTAACGGTAACACCGAAGAAGCTTTTAACCACTACAAATCAGTATTCGGCGGTGAGTTTGCAATGGTTATGCGTTTTAAAGACTCGCCTGCGGCTGCCAATACACCCGAAAAGGACCAGGATAAGCTTATGCATATTGCACTTCCCCTTGCTAATGGCAGCATGCTGATGGGTACGGATGCAATTGGCGAGGGAGGTATGCCATTCGTAACTATTGGTAATAACTTTTCGCTTACCATCAGTGCCGAATCAAGAGAGGAGGCAGACAAGCTGTATAGTGGTTTAGCCGAAGGCGGTAATCCTGTTTCGCCTATGCATGACGAGTTTTGGGGCGATTATTTTGGCTGGCTTACCGATAGGTTTGGCATAAACTGGATGATCACATACAATCCTAACGCTACCAAATAA